A genome region from Anaerobacillus alkaliphilus includes the following:
- a CDS encoding DUF6843 domain-containing protein gives MQDSILFAAIVFVYTAIGTVIYGIPVSLLSDWLTKNMQDYRLLVAGLIHLFFGAATVIFIDFLAYYAVFSACLFFVINEWLHRRERSRKKLLGSSLVIVAFLALAIFAVYKVPPLFQEKTNTIYLIPEGFEGPIIVFYSEPNQPKPETEGAYKVVPVEVAKLKEDEDTYGFYKTSSPQSFGILNNEYYYVDQAGERTMIPHDCVHYDGVGSFNDSNGKTANYEKLQLTKSMCGENYFMQGNERYRRLSDKVLERMFED, from the coding sequence ATGCAGGACTCTATTTTGTTTGCTGCAATAGTGTTTGTATACACCGCAATTGGAACCGTTATTTATGGGATTCCAGTATCTTTACTGTCAGATTGGTTAACGAAAAACATGCAAGACTACCGTCTGCTGGTAGCGGGGCTAATCCATCTATTCTTTGGGGCAGCAACTGTAATATTTATTGATTTTCTAGCGTATTATGCGGTCTTCAGTGCCTGTCTCTTTTTTGTTATTAATGAATGGCTGCACCGAAGAGAGAGAAGCAGGAAAAAGCTGCTTGGCAGTAGTCTTGTTATTGTTGCGTTTTTGGCATTGGCTATTTTTGCAGTTTATAAGGTTCCTCCACTCTTTCAAGAAAAGACTAATACGATTTATTTAATTCCGGAAGGTTTTGAAGGTCCGATAATTGTGTTCTATAGTGAGCCTAATCAGCCGAAGCCGGAAACAGAAGGAGCATATAAAGTCGTTCCAGTTGAAGTTGCAAAGCTAAAAGAAGATGAGGACACATATGGGTTTTATAAGACATCGTCTCCACAATCATTCGGGATATTAAATAACGAGTATTATTACGTAGATCAAGCAGGAGAAAGAACTATGATTCCTCATGATTGTGTCCACTATGACGGGGTCGGCTCATTTAATGATTCCAACGGCAAGACCGCAAACTATGAGAAGCTACAATTGACAAAAAGTATGTGTGGCGAAAACTATTTTATGCAAGGAAATGAACGTTACAGGCGGCTCAGTGATAAAGTGCTAGAACGGATGTTTGAGGACTAG
- a CDS encoding dienelactone hydrolase family protein has product MIKLTDKNSDSVIIVIHEIYGINQHMKNFCESLSEQNFDVFCPDLYESHTPFEYHQEKVAYHHFMENVGFDKALHKIKDILSDIKNQYKRIFIVGFSVGATIAWLCSEDESVDGIVGYYGSRIRNYVGILPKSPVMLFFSTEEKSCNVDELISTLDKKNSKLYKFSGQHGFSDAYSSKYNEESAQKAYTQMMNFFQKLR; this is encoded by the coding sequence ATGATTAAATTAACTGATAAAAATTCTGATAGTGTAATCATTGTAATCCACGAAATTTATGGAATAAATCAACATATGAAGAATTTTTGTGAGTCTCTATCAGAACAGAATTTTGATGTTTTCTGTCCTGATTTATACGAGAGTCATACACCATTTGAATATCATCAAGAGAAAGTAGCTTATCATCATTTTATGGAGAACGTTGGTTTTGACAAGGCATTACATAAAATAAAAGATATTTTGTCAGATATTAAAAATCAATACAAAAGAATATTTATTGTCGGATTTAGTGTTGGGGCGACCATAGCTTGGTTATGTAGTGAGGATGAATCTGTTGATGGAATAGTAGGATACTATGGTTCACGTATTAGAAATTATGTTGGCATTTTACCAAAATCTCCAGTAATGCTTTTCTTTTCCACTGAAGAAAAATCATGTAATGTGGATGAGTTAATTTCCACTTTGGATAAAAAGAATAGTAAGCTATATAAATTCAGTGGTCAACATGGATTCAGTGACGCGTACTCTTCAAAATATAATGAGGAGTCAGCACAAAAAGCATATACACAAATGATGAATTTCTTTCAGAAATTACGTTAA
- a CDS encoding GNAT family N-acetyltransferase, producing MEKEINFRIATEQDLDKIVEMLADDVLGRKRERYEQPLPDSYIEAFRAISSDPNNELVVACHGDEIIGVQQITFTPYITYQGGWRATIEGVRTSSASRGKGIGTELINWGINRAKERGCHLVQLTTDKERPDALRFYEKLGFKATHEGLKLKLK from the coding sequence ATGGAAAAAGAAATTAATTTTAGAATAGCAACAGAACAAGATCTGGATAAAATTGTTGAAATGCTAGCTGATGATGTTTTAGGGAGAAAAAGGGAGAGATATGAGCAACCCCTTCCAGATAGTTACATAGAAGCGTTCAGAGCTATTTCATCTGACCCAAACAATGAATTAGTTGTAGCATGTCATGGAGATGAAATCATAGGCGTTCAACAAATTACCTTCACTCCATATATAACATATCAGGGCGGTTGGAGGGCTACCATTGAAGGGGTAAGAACTTCATCTGCTTCTCGTGGAAAAGGTATAGGTACTGAACTAATTAATTGGGGAATTAACCGTGCCAAAGAACGTGGATGTCACTTAGTACAGCTCACAACAGATAAAGAGCGTCCTGATGCTTTGAGATTTTATGAGAAGTTAGGCTTTAAGGCAACACATGAAGGATTAAAACTAAAACTCAAATAA
- a CDS encoding glutamine--tRNA ligase/YqeY domain fusion protein, producing the protein MDNFLTKLVAEDVKEATFQRPICTRFPPEPNGYLHIGSAYAIHTNYMIAKEFKGKFNLRFDDTNPLKEDIEYVNAIIEDLEWLEYRPDNIFYGSDYSEQIFESAVRLIKKGKAYVCDLSPKEMTEYRGTLTEGGKDSPYRHRSVEENLELFLKMKNGDFANASKVLRAKIDMSSANINLRDPVLYRIIHASHYRTGNDWCIYPMYDFAHPIQDAIEGITHSLCSIEFKDHRPLYEWVLNELDLIEPPKQREFGRLNVTGVVTSKRFLRELVHGGYVDGWDDPRMPTIRGMRRRGFTPSAIRHFIEEIGLAKHQTVVDMAMLEHSVRNDLKPKAPSVMAVLEPLRVVITNYPEGQTEYLTVKNNSENPELGSREVPFSRVVYIEREDFMEVPEPGFKRLTLGTEVRLMGAYFIKCDEVVKDTNGETFELRCTYDPETKSGTGFKGRKVKGTIHWVSAEHAVKVDVHLYYKLLVEENEKESTWEEKINTNSLAIRKGVVVEPSIANALPEEKFQFLRQGYFCVDKKYTTEETLVLNRIVPLKDSWKRLS; encoded by the coding sequence ATGGATAACTTTTTAACAAAATTAGTGGCAGAAGATGTGAAGGAGGCAACGTTTCAACGACCGATTTGCACTCGTTTTCCTCCTGAACCGAATGGGTATTTGCACATTGGAAGTGCCTATGCCATTCACACCAATTATATGATTGCTAAAGAGTTCAAAGGAAAATTTAATCTGAGGTTTGATGATACCAATCCGCTAAAGGAGGACATTGAATACGTAAACGCTATTATTGAGGATCTGGAATGGCTGGAATATAGACCAGACAATATCTTTTACGGTTCGGATTATTCAGAGCAAATTTTTGAGTCGGCTGTTAGGCTGATAAAAAAGGGGAAGGCTTACGTATGTGATCTGTCTCCAAAGGAAATGACGGAATACCGGGGAACATTAACTGAAGGTGGCAAGGATAGTCCTTACCGTCATCGATCGGTGGAGGAGAACCTAGAGTTATTTTTAAAAATGAAGAATGGTGATTTCGCTAACGCATCAAAGGTGCTACGGGCAAAAATTGACATGAGCTCAGCAAATATCAACTTACGTGACCCTGTGTTGTACAGAATTATTCATGCTTCGCATTACAGAACCGGAAATGACTGGTGTATTTATCCAATGTACGACTTTGCACATCCAATTCAAGATGCGATTGAAGGAATTACACATTCTTTATGCTCCATTGAGTTTAAGGATCACCGTCCTTTGTATGAGTGGGTATTAAATGAATTAGATCTGATTGAGCCACCGAAACAAAGGGAGTTCGGACGATTGAACGTAACGGGAGTCGTAACAAGCAAACGATTTTTACGAGAACTGGTTCATGGAGGTTATGTTGATGGTTGGGATGATCCGCGGATGCCAACAATTCGAGGAATGAGAAGACGGGGCTTTACACCTTCAGCTATTCGTCATTTTATTGAAGAGATAGGGTTGGCTAAACATCAAACAGTTGTAGATATGGCTATGCTTGAACATTCGGTTCGCAATGATCTGAAACCTAAAGCGCCTAGTGTGATGGCGGTTTTAGAACCGTTACGCGTTGTCATTACCAATTATCCAGAAGGACAAACCGAGTACCTAACAGTGAAAAACAACAGTGAAAATCCTGAGCTAGGTAGTAGAGAAGTTCCATTTTCCAGGGTTGTCTATATTGAAAGAGAAGATTTTATGGAAGTACCTGAGCCTGGCTTTAAGAGGTTAACGTTAGGGACAGAGGTCCGCTTAATGGGCGCTTATTTTATCAAGTGTGACGAGGTTGTTAAAGATACAAATGGTGAGACTTTTGAGTTGCGTTGTACCTATGATCCAGAAACGAAAAGTGGTACTGGTTTTAAAGGGCGAAAAGTAAAAGGGACAATTCACTGGGTTTCAGCAGAACATGCGGTAAAAGTAGATGTTCATTTGTACTATAAGCTTTTAGTAGAGGAGAACGAGAAAGAATCAACGTGGGAGGAGAAAATCAATACAAACTCATTAGCCATTCGTAAAGGTGTGGTCGTTGAACCGTCTATTGCAAACGCATTGCCAGAAGAGAAATTTCAATTTCTACGCCAGGGCTACTTCTGTGTCGATAAAAAATATACGACAGAAGAAACACTAGTACTAAACCGAATTGTACCATTAAAGGACTCATGGAAACGTTTGTCATGA